The following nucleotide sequence is from Carassius gibelio isolate Cgi1373 ecotype wild population from Czech Republic chromosome A24, carGib1.2-hapl.c, whole genome shotgun sequence.
CCAGCATACACTAAAGTCTTCAAGTGTTTCACCATAGTGttccgattttttttatttataaatcattctaatatgttgatttactgctcaattaTGAATTATCACTGGTGCtcaagcatcacaactgttttcaacattgagaaaaaaatattgcTATGATACCGGACTTTCAAAAATTTCTCTGCATATCCTTAGAACTAACTCCAAGCATTTTGAGTGAGGAGGCTCTTGCTATACCACAAGCCACCTGGAGCTGATTCTGTactaatttaaaaagtttatttgtaCAACAGCATGCTGTGTAAACCATAAACAGCTAGCTCTGAGGCTAACAGTTAGCTGCAGCAATCCCAAGCCAGTGGCTTTACTTTAGACTCTGATATATTACTGTACATCAACTGATTATTTGTTTCGAGGAAAACATGcataggaaagaaaaatcacCAAGGAGATCTCTTAATCGCCTCGATTGTATCTCACAGACAGCAGTGAAATTACAAGTAGAGCAAATGAGATATGTCTCCAGCTTCTCAGATGCTTCACCTGAGAAATCTCCTCTATATTTCACAAGAGATCTTAACAATGTCTCCAACTGCGCTCAGATTTGCTAAGACATCAAAGCCTGCGTTCAGTCTGAGTTTGAGCAAAATTAATATCCGAAAGGCATTggtcacctaaaaatgaaaattctgtcattatttactgtcCCTCACATCTTGTATGAATttctggaacacaaaagaagatatttttaagaacgTTGTGAACCAAACGACACTGGACCttcattgtatagacaaaaaaaGCAAccgatatatatttttttacacacagaaGAAAGACATACTGTACGGTTTTGGACTGACATGATTAAATTattacacaattttcatttttgggtggagtatcactttaatttttctttttttttggcacaaattACATGTGCAAATGGACACTTTTGCATTTGTCTCCTGatcaaaagacagaaatctgagcATTGGCTCTTTTGTGTCTTTTCTTATGGTTTTAGGAGAaacattccaagtcttctgagcAATTAAAGAACAACGTCTGAGGGTTAAAATGACAGATTCCATTCCAAGATTACACTACTATGAcatcattattttattgttatgatGTCAGTCCTCAAGGTTCCAACACATTTGATCCCCATCATTGTCATTTACATCCTTCTGAGAATTCTGATTCTAATTTGTCAAGCCAAAACACTCGCCAAGACAAATGCATTTACAAGAATGTTTGCCCTAATAAAGCAATTCAATAAGTATACGTGTCATCTTCTGATGATGAATCTTCCCGAGATCATTAGATTAAAATTAATCTTGCCGGCATGCTTATGCAAAAAGACAgaggcaaaaacacacacaagcgAATCCAGGCGTTACAGCTCCACAATAGTGTGAAGGCAGTCACGCTCTGattaaaaagttacattaaaagtGATAGTGATACATCATTACCTCCTGCATCTCAGGAAGCTCTCGCTGGATTCTGCTCTGCGATGGAGCACGACCCAGTCAGGGTTCTTCCTGTGGAAGAGAATAGACCACACTAGCAAGGCACTCacttgtaaggatcttccatgtCTTCTTTTCGTCGTCGTAGTACTGGACCAGATTACTGGGGAGGCGGTCGGGACCCGGGGGCAGGCCTCCAACCAACAGGAGCATCCGTTTGTTTGAACGTATCCTGTGTCACAGAGGGAAACAGATTCATTAACAATTCTGTCATTAGCCGTTATTAGTGCAGAGCAATTCCATATTGAATGAGATGCCACGACAAGGTAAACGCTTGTACAAACACAAGGAGGGAGACAGCAAACCGAGCAGAGAACATGGGAGAATATTAATGCTGAACATCTCTATCATCACTCTCAAATGAACGGAAAAAAGAGAAATGACTTCATTTTTAAGTTATAGAATGAATTAGTCTACACTAATGcaggatgtatttttttttaggtctAGTTACTAGTGATAACTCTTTGCTGGGAGtctcattttaaattaacaaatgcACAAATACATAATGTATCTTTTGCATCCGGCCacatttcatgtttattaataGCTATTTGCTTTAAATATTATCTGTAAAGACCACAAACTGTTATACCTggaatattgataaaaaaaacaaccatGTTAAGGTCTTGACAGCCTCATTTCTTCCTAAATGTGCTCTTATCCTATCGGTCAAAGTTGTGCATGTGACTGCTGTCAACAACGAAATGCTTTTGAACATCTTGGCTGAATATGCATCCGTCCATTCAGACAATcgataatttaaataaacaaatcaactaATATTAAATCAATAGTATGGGCAGGTTAGAGACCTTGGGGTTAGCCTGTGCAACTGATATCTTAGAATGAATAAGTGCGTTAAAATCTGGGTGTTCAATATTTATAAACCCTTCAGCTCTGTAAGACTGAGCATGGGAAATAAATGGACAACTCCAGCCTTGTACAATGAAACTACACAGTCTTCAACACTAGTATCATAAATAAGGACGCACCAATAGAGTCATTCGCTGATTCCATCTCATTCAAGTTTGTGGATGATGCTCTGCAAATGATATTAacaccggcaaaacagaacaggtGAAGAGAGATGATGAACAATGATGTGACAAGTGATTgccaaataataatttatcagtCTGATTCTATTAGCAAATGCATATGCAAACATATCAAGCCTTTTTGATGTTCATAACATCTTAATTCCTGAGTCCAAAATTCCAAAAAGAGACTATTAAAATAAGAGCATCTCATTGCAAACGATCTCTCTCTCATATTCTCCAACAACTGATTCCAGTTTATTCCACGGTCACCTATTCCTGCTAATTATCCCATCTGCAGACTGCAATAATGCCTGCAGTATGCAAGCTTGCAACAGTGCTGAAATTAATCAACCTTGAAACAGCACTATGAGGAACAGAATGAGGATCTCAAAGATAAGGCAAAGTGTGGAAACTGTGTGAACAAATATGGATCAGATACCACAACAAAAGATTGCTAATCTAATCTGATTCACTTAACAAGTTAACTACACAGCACGAAAGAATGTATGAGATCTTTACCAGCAAGATTGATCTGTTTACTGACACCTGTCAAGCCTGTCATGATCATGTGCAGAGTATTGTGTAGTGCTTTATATTTGCACACTCATCATGTCTCACATAAACCACGTAAAGGATGAAAACAAACTCAACTTTTGTTCTGTTTGAAATTTCCTCAAATTGgttctacccccccccccaaaaaaacggTTAAAATACAAGTActtaatatttgatatttgtCTTTCATGTGTATCTAACATTTCCATGCACACAACCCCTTGGTTAAATTTATGTATAAAAGAATGGATTACACACTAAGCTCTACCGAAAACATATAGAAATATGTTAAGACGATGAAGAAGATCCTACCTGCTGGCTGTGGTTTGTCTGCTGTGCTGTCTGAAGGGCATCAGGTGGTAGTTCATGGCATCCAGGAGCAATTTCTGGCACACCGGGTCGCTCCTCATAAAGTCTACTGACTGCACCCTCTCCACCAGCTCCGGGGCAGGGATGAGGGCGAAACGCAGGCGCTTCATCAGGTCGGGAGCGTAGTGCATCCTGGTCTCCCTGTCGTGCTCCAACCACAGCACGGACATCTGAAAGAGCGCCAGCTCCGACTCCACGGGCGGAGGGAGGGCGTCCAGCATGGCGCACATCTCCTCAAAGTTCAAGAGGAGAACGTCCTCCACCAGGTACTTGTTGGCGAGCTTCTTGGTCTCATCCAGCCCATGCAGAGCTGCGATCTTGCAGATCTGCTTGTAGTTTTGGACCGAGATCTGGTCGTTGAGGAACTGCACGCTGAGTTTGGTGATCTGGGGGATGTTGAGGATCTTGCTGACGGAGAGCACCTCCTCCACCGTGTCCAGGGAGAGGGTCACGTTGGCCGTGTAGAGGTACTCCAGCACCAGTCGTAGACCGATGGAGGAGCAGCCCTGCAGCACCAGGTTGTTGATGTTCGAGCGCGGGCTGGGCAGGAGCTTGTCGTCGGGCGAGGAGGACGGGGTGCCGCTGCTGCCTTGGTCCTTCGCTTCCAGCCCATCTTCTCTGCTCAGCATGTGCGTGGAGAACAGGGACCTGAAGTACTGCGAGCAGGACGCCAGCACGGCTTTGTGGCAGTGGAACTGCTGTCCCTGCGCCGTGAGAGTCACATCGCAGAAGAGCTGCTTCCTCCACAGCAGGTTGAGACCGTGCAGCAAAGAGTCGCTGTGAGTCGGGTCAAACGTGGACGTTCGGTCACCCGATCTGGACATGACTTCGGGGCTGCTGCACACCTCCTGCGAGTAAACAATGCCATTGGTGCACTACACTGCATGGAAATGCATCATCCGGTTTTATAAAAGCATATGCATTCTGAAGGTAtctcatgcatgcatgtgtgcaaGTTGTATTTGTGCATGCATATATACGTGTATATATCGCGCGTGCATGCAAATGAATTAAGTTTGCAGATGCATTTACCAACCACACGCATCCTTGCATACCCATCGATATATCTCATGCATGCGTCGTGAGCACGTCAAATCCAGTGGTCGCTGCGGGCTGAAACAAACTACGCT
It contains:
- the LOC127946243 gene encoding kelch-like protein 14 isoform X1, whose protein sequence is MGMQGCVWLEVCSSPEVMSRSGDRTSTFDPTHSDSLLHGLNLLWRKQLFCDVTLTAQGQQFHCHKAVLASCSQYFRSLFSTHMLSREDGLEAKDQGSSGTPSSSPDDKLLPSPRSNINNLVLQGCSSIGLRLVLEYLYTANVTLSLDTVEEVLSVSKILNIPQITKLSVQFLNDQISVQNYKQICKIAALHGLDETKKLANKYLVEDVLLLNFEEMCAMLDALPPPVESELALFQMSVLWLEHDRETRMHYAPDLMKRLRFALIPAPELVERVQSVDFMRSDPVCQKLLLDAMNYHLMPFRQHSRQTTASRIRSNKRMLLLVGGLPPGPDRLPSNLVQYYDDEKKTWKILTIMPYNSAHHCVVEVENFLLLLGGEDQWNPNGKHSTNFVSRYDPRFNSWIQLPPMQERRASFFACCLDKHLYVVGGRNETGYLSSVEAFNLETNEWNYVSSLPQPLAAHAGAVHNGKIYISGGVHNGEYVSWLYCYDPVMDVWARKQDMNTKRAIHALAGMNDRLYAIGGNHLKGFSHLDVMLVECYDPKADQWSILQTPILEGRSGPGCAVLDDSIYLVGGYSWSMGAYKSSTICYSPEKGTWIEMEGEVAEPLAGPSCATVILPACLPFNK
- the LOC127946243 gene encoding kelch-like protein 14 isoform X2, with translation MSRSGDRTSTFDPTHSDSLLHGLNLLWRKQLFCDVTLTAQGQQFHCHKAVLASCSQYFRSLFSTHMLSREDGLEAKDQGSSGTPSSSPDDKLLPSPRSNINNLVLQGCSSIGLRLVLEYLYTANVTLSLDTVEEVLSVSKILNIPQITKLSVQFLNDQISVQNYKQICKIAALHGLDETKKLANKYLVEDVLLLNFEEMCAMLDALPPPVESELALFQMSVLWLEHDRETRMHYAPDLMKRLRFALIPAPELVERVQSVDFMRSDPVCQKLLLDAMNYHLMPFRQHSRQTTASRIRSNKRMLLLVGGLPPGPDRLPSNLVQYYDDEKKTWKILTIMPYNSAHHCVVEVENFLLLLGGEDQWNPNGKHSTNFVSRYDPRFNSWIQLPPMQERRASFFACCLDKHLYVVGGRNETGYLSSVEAFNLETNEWNYVSSLPQPLAAHAGAVHNGKIYISGGVHNGEYVSWLYCYDPVMDVWARKQDMNTKRAIHALAGMNDRLYAIGGNHLKGFSHLDVMLVECYDPKADQWSILQTPILEGRSGPGCAVLDDSIYLVGGYSWSMGAYKSSTICYSPEKGTWIEMEGEVAEPLAGPSCATVILPACLPFNK